The genome window CTGTTGAATTCTTTTTACAAAAACCAGTTTCCAGAATGCAGTCAATAGTTCAACCTATCCGTGAACCGCGTAAAACTTATTCTCAAATTTGGCCTGCGTATAACAAAAGTCAAACGAGTGAAAAAGAGTTATTCTTGCAGTTGCTTGCAGACTTAACGAAAAGTGAAAGCGAGAAACATTTTGGAAGACCCAGTGCAAATATGGGAGAGATGGCATTCTGTTGTGTGTTGAAAGTCTATACTCATTTTTCGACTCGACGTGCAAACACTGACATAAAAGACGCTTTCCAGAAAGGATTAATCGGCACACCGTATCACTATAACACGATTATCAAATATTTTGATGAACCCGAACTTACCAAACTATTACAGAAGCTAATTTTTCTCTCTGCTTCTCCACTTACAACAGTTGAGAAAAAGTTTGCTATAGATAGTAGTGGATTTAGAACAACTCAGTTTAATGAATACGCGAAAGAGAAGCACGGAACGAAGAAAGAACATCAATGGGTCAAAGTCCACGTTTTATCTGGGACAAAAACGAATATCATTTGTGCGATTGATATTGGTGAGGAAAATAGTGGAGACAGTCCACGACTGATTCCTTTGACACAACAAACTTTGGATAATGGTTTCAAAATGGAAGAACTCTCCGGCGATAAAGCATATTCCAGTCGAGACAATCTCTCATTCTTGAATGATAATGGAGTAATGCCATTCATTCCTTTCAGAAAGAATATGACAGCTAACGCGAAAGGTGGAGGATATATTTGGAAGAAAATGTATCACTATTTTCATTACAACCAAGAGCAGTTTCTTCAGCATTATCACGCTCGCTCAAATGCAGAGTCTACTTTTCGTATGATTAAGGCAAAATTCAACGATACCATTCGTTCCAAGAAGAAAACGGCTCAAACCAATGAAATGCTCAGTAAAATCTTGTGTCACAATATCGTTGTGCTAATCCACGAAATGCACGAACTCGGCATTAAACCCGATTTTTGCACACAAAGTCCCTTCGATGCCCACAAAGACGACTTTAAAGGCTAGTTAATGGGCAAAGCCCATCCCACCAGGAGGCCGCCCAGCGCCCCCTGGGCGATAATAAAAATAATGATGGAAATGAGGAATATCCCCGGGGCCCAGCGCACCCCCAAAAGGGGTTTGCCTGACCCAATCATTCCCATGAACAAGGAACCCAGGATCGCATTACCAAAGAGCAGGATATAGGCCACGCTCACCAGGAAATCAGGGGTAATTCCAACCGTGCCCCCCAGAAAACCAACGGCCCCCGCATTGGCAGTGGCAAACGAGGCCTGTCCCTGAATCCGGGAGACCAGACGGATGAACTCCACGGCCACCGCCATGAGGAGGGGGGTGGCGATCATCATGACGAATCCGACGAAGATGACATAGGTTTTGGTGCTCGTCTGCAATTCCTTCTTCAACTCCTGGGATTGCCTTAATTCAGCCGAGGTGTTCTCGAGGAGCTGGGCCATCTTTCCCCCGCTTCGTACAGCCTGGAGAAAGAAACGGATGGTCTCATTCAAATTTTTGGATTTAATATTGGAGGTAATGCGCGACAAGGCCGAAGCAAATGAATTGACCCCCAACGAACGGGAAGTAACCGTCCTTATTTCCTGGGAGAGCGGACCGAATTCGGGGCGCGCACTGCTCTTGAACGCCGAAAAGCTCGTCATCCCCGCGCGCACATTTCCAGCGACCAAGAGGAGGAAGTCTGGAAGGATATCTTCCACCATCCTCCGGCGTTTCTCAACAAGATAATACAAGTGCCACACCCTCAATCCTAATCCTAACGCGAGACCGGTGATAATTCCTATGCCCGCACTCCATAGTGAAGTAATTTCCCCACCCGGGAGGAGGGTGGCCAACCAAGCGTTGAGGATACCCACCCCGAGATAAAACAGTATACCCCCGCCCAATCCCCCCAAAAAAACAATCAAAAGGGTTTTGGCCAACCACGCGTGCCCATCCTCCAAACCGCCTTGACGCGCAGCCTCAGCGACCCGCGTCTGCCATTTGTCAGGAAAAAGACGGACAATCCGGTAGGATAATGCGCGCATCATTC of Candidatus Diapherotrites archaeon contains these proteins:
- a CDS encoding transposase yields the protein MQSIVQPIREPRKTYSQIWPAYNKSQTSEKELFLQLLADLTKSESEKHFGRPSANMGEMAFCCVLKVYTHFSTRRANTDIKDAFQKGLIGTPYHYNTIIKYFDEPELTKLLQKLIFLSASPLTTVEKKFAIDSSGFRTTQFNEYAKEKHGTKKEHQWVKVHVLSGTKTNIICAIDIGEENSGDSPRLIPLTQQTLDNGFKMEELSGDKAYSSRDNLSFLNDNGVMPFIPFRKNMTANAKGGGYIWKKMYHYFHYNQEQFLQHYHARSNAESTFRMIKAKFNDTIRSKKKTAQTNEMLSKILCHNIVVLIHEMHELGIKPDFCTQSPFDAHKDDFKG
- a CDS encoding type II secretion system F family protein produces the protein MMRALSYRIVRLFPDKWQTRVAEAARQGGLEDGHAWLAKTLLIVFLGGLGGGILFYLGVGILNAWLATLLPGGEITSLWSAGIGIITGLALGLGLRVWHLYYLVEKRRRMVEDILPDFLLLVAGNVRAGMTSFSAFKSSARPEFGPLSQEIRTVTSRSLGVNSFASALSRITSNIKSKNLNETIRFFLQAVRSGGKMAQLLENTSAELRQSQELKKELQTSTKTYVIFVGFVMMIATPLLMAVAVEFIRLVSRIQGQASFATANAGAVGFLGGTVGITPDFLVSVAYILLFGNAILGSLFMGMIGSGKPLLGVRWAPGIFLISIIIFIIAQGALGGLLVGWALPIN